The Salmo salar chromosome ssa06, Ssal_v3.1, whole genome shotgun sequence genome window below encodes:
- the LOC106601692 gene encoding WAP, Kazal, immunoglobulin, Kunitz and NTR domain-containing protein 2: MWWMLFPRWIWFLFGQCYVLLLIIDSCVRVKAMPMSMPNKVVYSHAGMCPNEMNPNLWVDAMSTCMRECELDRDCENFEKCCNNVCGNKSCVAARYMDIKGKKGPVGMPKGVKCDKFMCTQQGSECDIWEGQPVCKCRDRCEREPHFTCASDGMTYYNKCYMDAEACSKGISISVVTCRYHLTWPNTSPLPMETTLRPTTALLETTPPADIHPPMMLSSPTQQAVFVGETASFLCEVSGKPSPEVTWEKQLEGKENTVMRPNHVQGNVVVTNIGQLVIYNAQQQDAGIYTCTAKNLGGAVTSHYPLLVIQRDTGRKEGEVGNATNPFPFPAEECLKGPDSDDCGEESMSWYYEAKRNNCFTFTYSQCNKNRNHFDSYETCMLSCGAELSAPCSLPSLQGPCKAYEPRWAYSSTLKQCQSFIWGGCGGNENNFKSKEACEEMCPFPKNHNCKMCKPRGKMVTSFCKSDFIILGRVTELPEEQDSGHALITVEEILKDEKMGLKFFGQEPLEVTLMNMDWNCPCPNITTANGQLIIMGDVHNGMAVLQPDSFVGSSTARRVRKLREVIHKKTCDFLKEFPTNQ, encoded by the exons ATGTGGTGGATGTTGTTTCCTCGATGGATCTGGTTTCTCTTTGGACAGTGCTACGTCTTGCTCCTGATCATAGACAGCTGTGTGAGGGTGAAAGCGATGCCAATGTCCATGCCCAACAAAGTGGTGTACTCTCACGCGGGCATGTGCCCCAACGAGATGAACCCCAACCTGTGGGTGGACGCAATGAGCACCTGTATGCGCGAGTGCGAGTTGGACCGG GACTGTGAAAACTTTGAGAAATGCTGCAACAACGTGTGTGGGAACAAGAGCTGTGTGGCGGCGCGCTACATGGACATTAAGGGCAAGAAGGGGCCGGTTGGCATGCCAAAAGGGGTCAAGTGTGACAAGTTCATGTGTACGCAGCAGGGCTCCGAGTGTGACATCTGGGAGGGTCAGCCCGTGTGTAAGTGCCGGGACCGCTGTGAGAGAGAGCCCCACTTCACATGCGCCTCAGATGGTATGACCTACTACAATAAGTGTTACATGGACGCAGAGGCCTGCTCCAAGGGCATCTCTATCTCTGTGGTCACCTGCAG GTACCACCTCACCTGGCCAAACACCAGCCCGTTGCCCATGGAGACCACCCTGCGGCCAACCACTGCCCTCCTGGAGACCACCCCCCCGGCCGACATCCATCCTCCAATGATGCTCAGCAGCCCCACTCAGCAGGCTGTGTTCGTGGGCGAGACAGCCAGCTTCCTGTGCGAAGTGTCAGGTAAGCCCAGTCCGGAGGTGACCTGGGAGAAGCAGCTGGAGGGCAAGGAGAACACAGTGATGAGGCCCAATCACGTGCAGGGGAACGTAGTGGTCACCAACATCGGCCAGCTGGTCATCTACAATGCCCAGCAACAGGACGCCGGCATCTACACCTGCACGGCCAAGAACCTGGGGGGGGCTGTGACCTCCCACTACCCCCTGTTGGTGATCCAGAGAGACACGGGCCGGAAGGAGGGTGAGGTAGGGAATGCCACCAACCCGTTCCCGTTCCCCGCCGAAGAGTGCCTGAAGGGGCCGGACAGTGACGACTGTGGGGAGGAGAGCATGAGCTGGTACTACGAAGCCAAGAGGAACAATTGCTTCACCTTCACCTACAGCCAGTGCAACAAGAACCGCAACCACTTTGACAGCTACGAGACGTGCATGTTGTCGTGTGGGGCAGAGCTGTCggctccctgctccctccccagCCTGCAGGGACCCTGTAAGGCCTACGAGCCCCGctgggcctacagcagcaccctcAAACAGTGCCAGTCCTTCATCTGGGGCGGCTGTGGaggcaatgaaaacaactttaaaTCCAAAGAGGCCTGTGAGGAGATGTGTCCTTTTCCGAAGAACCATAACTGTAAGATGTGTAAACCGCGGGGCAAGATGGTGACCAGCTTCTGCAAGAGCGACTTCATCATCCTGGGGCGAGTGACAGAGTTGCCTGAAGAACAGGACTCGGGCCACGCCCTGATCACCGTGGAGGAGATCCTAAAGGACGAGAAAATGGGCCTCAAGTTCTTCGGCCAGGAACCCTTGGAGGTGACCTTGATGAACATGGACTGGAACTGCCCGTGCCCCAACATCACCACGGCCAACGGGCAGCTCATCATCATGGGAGACGTCCACAACGGCATGGCCGTGCTGCAGCCCGACAGCTTTGTGGGGAGCTCCACTGCACGCAGGGTCAGGAAGCTCCGAGAGGTCATTCACAAGAAGACCTGTGACTTTCTCAAAGAGTTCCCAACGAACCAGTAG
- the LOC106606725 gene encoding ankyrin repeat domain-containing protein 40, with protein sequence MSTTSLDKELQERLREASAIGDIDEVRILVESGVNVNSQNEINGWTCLHWACKRNHKPVVSYLLNSGADQEILTAKDELAVQLTSKPEIRRLLGVEEEEVPEIKEPELPIIPNYLSNPPFMYSKMDNKAELILAQLTQNGNGDHSSDDPHSDSASLSPTREQQLPQQPQSLLSDTPSPREGAFIPLAQQNGVSPSPTSSLTINGGLPMDLSMEPHLVSHGEYPHSVAHNGPVCSPPLPSPSPSTTSSSSQAQLANANPSMTRQQSLPQQLNCGQGAGGNMPAFQPFFFTSTFPVNVQELVLKVRIQNPNARENDFIEVELDRQELTYRSLLRVCCRELDISAEHVEKIRKLPNTMLRKDKDVARLQDFQELEVVLEKAEGLALLSGAGGLTDRPCYNMKASRLTY encoded by the exons ATGTCAACGACATCGTTGGATAAGGAATTGCAAGAGCGCTTGAGAGAGGCGTCTGCGATTGGAGACATCGACGAGGTGCGGATTTTAGTGGAAAGCGGAGTAAATGTCAACTCTCAAAACGAAATAAACGGATG GACATGCTTGCATTGGGCATGCAAGAGAAACCACAAACCGGTTGTGTCGTACCTGCTGAACTCTGGCGCTGACCAAGAGATCCTCACAGCTAAAGATGAGCTGGCTGTCCAGCTGACCTCTAAGCCTGAAATCAGAAGACTGTTAGGAG TTGAGGAGGAGGAAGTGCCTGAAATCAAGGAGCCTGAGTTGCCAATCATCCCAAACTACCTGTCCAACCCGCCATTCATGTACAGTAAGATGGACAACAAGGCTGAGCTCATATTGGCACAGTTGACCCAAAATGGCAATGGAGACCACTCATCAGATGACCCACACAGCGACTCAGCTTCCCTGTCGCCCACCCGCGAGCAACAGCTGCCTCAGCAACCGCAGAGCCTACTCTCTGACACCCCGAGCCCGAGAGAGGGAGCCTTCATTCCATTGGCGCAGCAGAACGGAGTGTCGCCGAGCCCCACCTCGTCTCTCACCATCAACGGAGGCCTGCCTATGGACCTCTCCATGGAGCCCCACCTGGTCAGCCACGGGGAGTACCCACACTCGGTGGCCCATAATGGGCCTGTgtgctctcctcctctgccctccCCCAGCCCCAGCACCACCAGCAGTAGCAGCCAAGCCCAGTTGGCTAACGCTAACCCATCTATGACCCGGCAGCAGTCCCTCCCTCAGCAGCTCAACTGTGGCCAGGGTGCTGGGGGTAACATGCCTGCCTTCCAGCCTTTCTTCTTTACCAGTACATTCCCTGTCAATGTGCAAG AGCTGGTCCTAAAGGTGCGCATCCAGAACCCCAACGCGCGGGAGAACGACTTCATCGAGGTGgagctggacagacaggagctGACCTACCGCTCGCTGCTCCGGGTGTGCTGCCGCGAGCTGGACATCAGCGCCGAACACGTGGAGAAGATCCGCAAGCTGCCCAACACCATGCTACGAAAG GACAAAGACGTGGCTCGGCTGCAGGACTTCCAGGAGTTAGAGGTGGTGCTGGAGAAGGCTGAGGGCCTGGCACTCCTCTCTGGGGCGGGAGGCCTCACTGACAGACCCTGCTACAACATGAAGGCTTCCAGACTCACCTACTAG